In Spinacia oleracea cultivar Varoflay chromosome 5, BTI_SOV_V1, whole genome shotgun sequence, a single window of DNA contains:
- the LOC130461844 gene encoding protein DETOXIFICATION 45, chloroplastic-like: MEETDVKDPNLKQSLESATSQISQLALSNSPTGVANLAAVFLFPLFINYFQMGVTGAATATVVSQYIGSFLMIWFLSKRVILLPPKFGDLKFGVYLKSGGFLIGRTVAVLITMTIGTSMAARQGPLAMAAHQICMQVWLAVSLLTDGLAASGQVYTPRNAPILVRKLMWLVSNGLSVLPASIYYWLERA, translated from the exons ATGGAGGAGACAGATGTTAAAGATCCAAATTTAAAGCAATCTCTGGAGTCTGCTACTTCTCAGATTAGCCAGCTAGCTCTTTCTAATAGTCCTACTG GTGTTGCCAATCTTGCAGCTGTTTTTCTGTTCCCGCTTTTcataaattattttcagatGGGTGTCACTGGAGCAGCCACTGCCACCGTTGTGTCTCA ATACATAGGTAGCTTCTTGATGATTTGGTTTCTTAGCAAGAGAGTAATATTATTACCTCCAAAATTTGGAGATCTGAAGTTTGGGGTCTATTTAAAATCTG GTGGATTTCTGATTGGAAGAACTGTGGCTGTTTTGATAACTATGACGATTGGGACCTCGATGGCTGCTCGTCAaggtcctctagctatggctgcTCATCAAATCTGTATGCAAGTGTGGTTGGCTGTCTCTCTTTTAACTGATGGATTGGCCGCATCTGGTCAG gtctacactccgaggaatgcgcctatactagtgaggaaattgatgtggttagTGAGCAACGGGCTAAGTGTTTTACCCGCAAGTATTTACTATTGGcttgagcgcgcttga